A genomic region of Runella rosea contains the following coding sequences:
- the aroB gene encoding 3-dehydroquinate synthase has protein sequence MSVTIAPIQEGLAAFLATKEYSKYVVIADVNTRKHCYPRLKPYLSKHHLIVVPAGEQHKNLTTCEQIWSEMTRLELDRHAVVFNLGGGVIGDMGGFCAATYKRGIDFVQIPTTLLSQVDASVGGKLGIDFQGFKNHLGVFTQPKNVLIDASFLQTLSYIELRSGFAEIVKHCLIADAAKWEEIRKKDFEEQNWPDLIAHSVEIKKKVVAEDPTEKGLRKILNFGHTIGHAVETYFLNKPPKERLLHGEAIAAGMVMEAYVAYRKKMIDLQTLEQIEEFIFSVYGKVALQMSDVATVIQLAQQDKKNKGGELRFSLLTGLGSCGFDIKVTPGEIQQAAAYYVG, from the coding sequence ATGTCTGTAACCATCGCTCCAATTCAGGAAGGGCTCGCTGCTTTTTTAGCGACCAAAGAGTATTCAAAATATGTGGTCATTGCCGATGTCAACACCCGTAAACACTGTTATCCTCGCCTAAAACCGTATTTGTCAAAGCACCATCTCATCGTTGTTCCTGCGGGTGAACAACACAAAAACCTAACCACCTGCGAACAAATATGGAGTGAAATGACGCGTTTGGAACTGGACCGCCATGCGGTCGTTTTTAATCTCGGCGGCGGCGTAATCGGCGACATGGGCGGGTTTTGTGCGGCTACCTATAAACGTGGAATTGATTTTGTGCAGATTCCTACCACCCTGCTTTCTCAGGTGGATGCCAGTGTGGGCGGGAAGCTAGGAATAGACTTTCAGGGATTTAAAAACCACTTGGGCGTTTTTACCCAACCAAAAAATGTTTTAATCGACGCATCCTTTTTGCAAACCTTATCGTATATCGAATTAAGGTCTGGATTTGCCGAGATTGTGAAGCACTGTTTGATTGCTGATGCGGCTAAGTGGGAAGAAATTCGCAAAAAAGATTTTGAGGAACAGAATTGGCCAGACTTGATTGCGCATTCTGTCGAAATCAAGAAAAAAGTGGTGGCCGAAGATCCAACGGAGAAAGGCTTACGCAAGATTTTGAATTTCGGGCACACCATCGGGCACGCGGTAGAAACTTATTTTCTGAATAAGCCCCCCAAAGAGCGCCTCTTGCACGGGGAAGCAATTGCGGCGGGTATGGTCATGGAGGCTTACGTGGCATACCGAAAAAAAATGATTGATTTACAAACATTAGAACAGATTGAGGAGTTTATATTTTCGGTATACGGCAAAGTAGCTTTGCAAATGTCGGATGTGGCTACGGTGATTCAGTTGGCGCAGCAGGATAAGAAGAACAAAGGAGGGGAGTTGCGTTTTTCATTGTTGACTGGTTTGGGGAGTTGCGGGTTCGATATTAAAGTAACCCCAGGTGAAATTCAGCAGGCTGCCGCGTACTATGTAGGATAA
- the thrS gene encoding threonine--tRNA ligase: MSNIKITLPDGSVREYPQGSSSMDIALSISEGLARNVLAAKVNGQVWDATRPIDTDANLQLLTWNDTDGKATFWHSSAHLLAEAIEALYPGTKFGIGPAIETGFYYDIDLGGKPFSQEDFKKVEDKMLELARQKSEYKRTSVSKADAIEYFTEKADEYKLELIDGLEDGQITFYSQGNFTDLCRGPHIPNTGFIKAIKIMNVAGAYWRGDEKRPMLTRVYAVTFPKQKELDDYLHVLEEAKRRDHRKLGKELELFTFSEKVGAGLPLWLPKGALLRERLESFLRRAQVRAGYSPVVTPHIGSKQLYVTSGHWEKYGKDSFQPIHTPEEGEEFMLKPMNCPHHCEIYKARPRSYRELPLRLAEFGTVYRYEQSGELHGLTRVRGFTQDDAHIFCRNDQVKDEFKRVIDLVQYVFRSLGFENYSAQISLRDPAKPEKYFGTDEDWNRAESAIIEASAEKGLNTVTELGEAAFYGPKLDFMVRDALGRKWQLGTIQVDYQLPQRFDLEYMGSDGTKHRPVMIHRAPFGSLERFIAILIENTAGNFPLWLSPDQIAVLPISEKYMDYANDIFLQLQEADVRGYVDHRDEKIGRKIRDAEVHKLPYMLIVGDKEQAEGTISVRRKGHPDMGSMKLEDFVTYFKTEIQSGIATFGA; encoded by the coding sequence ATGAGTAACATTAAAATCACCCTACCTGATGGTAGTGTGCGCGAGTACCCCCAAGGCTCGTCAAGTATGGACATCGCGCTGAGTATCAGCGAAGGACTGGCGCGAAATGTTTTAGCGGCTAAAGTCAATGGACAAGTTTGGGATGCCACCCGACCCATTGATACGGATGCCAACCTCCAACTCTTGACTTGGAACGATACCGATGGAAAAGCTACTTTTTGGCATTCCTCCGCGCACTTATTGGCCGAGGCGATTGAAGCGTTGTACCCGGGTACAAAATTTGGAATCGGACCTGCCATCGAGACGGGTTTTTATTACGACATTGATTTGGGCGGTAAGCCTTTTTCGCAGGAAGATTTTAAAAAAGTAGAAGATAAAATGCTTGAACTTGCGCGCCAGAAAAGCGAGTACAAGCGAACGTCGGTTAGTAAAGCCGATGCCATTGAGTACTTTACCGAAAAAGCGGATGAATACAAGCTTGAACTGATTGACGGACTGGAAGATGGTCAGATTACGTTCTACTCGCAGGGTAATTTTACGGACTTGTGCCGGGGGCCGCACATCCCCAATACGGGATTTATTAAGGCCATCAAAATCATGAATGTGGCAGGGGCCTACTGGCGCGGCGACGAAAAACGCCCAATGCTCACGCGGGTATATGCCGTAACGTTTCCTAAACAAAAAGAACTGGACGACTATTTGCACGTACTGGAAGAAGCAAAACGTCGCGACCACCGCAAGCTCGGCAAAGAACTGGAATTGTTTACTTTTTCCGAAAAAGTAGGCGCTGGTTTGCCGCTTTGGCTACCAAAAGGCGCTTTGTTGCGCGAACGCCTCGAAAGCTTTTTGCGCAGGGCGCAGGTGCGCGCGGGGTATTCACCCGTAGTGACGCCCCACATCGGCAGCAAACAACTTTACGTAACCTCAGGACACTGGGAAAAATACGGGAAAGATTCCTTCCAGCCGATTCATACCCCCGAAGAAGGGGAGGAGTTCATGCTTAAACCCATGAATTGCCCTCACCACTGCGAAATCTACAAAGCACGTCCACGGTCGTATCGTGAGTTACCGTTGCGTCTGGCGGAATTTGGCACCGTGTACCGTTATGAACAAAGCGGAGAGCTTCATGGGCTGACCCGGGTGCGTGGTTTTACGCAGGATGACGCCCACATTTTCTGCCGTAACGACCAAGTGAAAGATGAATTCAAGCGCGTAATTGATTTGGTTCAGTATGTGTTTCGGTCATTGGGATTTGAGAATTATAGTGCGCAAATATCCCTCCGTGACCCCGCAAAACCTGAAAAATATTTCGGAACAGACGAAGACTGGAACCGCGCCGAATCGGCGATTATTGAAGCTTCGGCCGAAAAGGGGTTAAATACCGTTACCGAACTAGGAGAAGCCGCCTTTTATGGCCCCAAACTCGACTTTATGGTTCGGGATGCCCTGGGCCGTAAGTGGCAATTGGGTACGATTCAGGTGGATTACCAACTGCCGCAACGATTTGACCTTGAATACATGGGCAGCGATGGTACCAAACACCGCCCCGTGATGATTCACCGAGCTCCCTTTGGTTCACTGGAGCGCTTTATTGCGATTTTGATTGAAAACACAGCTGGTAATTTTCCATTGTGGCTTTCGCCAGACCAAATTGCGGTGTTGCCGATCTCCGAAAAATATATGGATTACGCCAATGACATATTTTTGCAACTGCAGGAAGCCGACGTACGCGGGTATGTTGACCATCGTGACGAAAAAATTGGCCGTAAAATCCGCGATGCCGAAGTTCATAAATTGCCTTACATGTTGATTGTGGGTGACAAAGAACAGGCCGAAGGAACCATTTCTGTACGTCGCAAGGGCCATCCTGATATGGGTTCCATGAAGTTGGAAGACTTTGTGACCTATTTCAAAACCGAAATCCAGAGCGGCATTGCCACGTTTGGCGCTTGA
- a CDS encoding tetratricopeptide repeat protein translates to MKALTYIVSICLAMWLGGCSSDERQSTRIPPLPSDDALKRAEIGVEYLSAIIRRSPRNSLNYHKRAELYIVLKDFPAALTDINDALEISPSNGLFLLTKARILRQIKRYDEALAAARQAEVLQQDTPELYILLGDLTQQKKQYRQAKLYLSKALQMAPYEGEAYFYNGLLDARQGDTLSGIALMQRAVELKPRFVPAYVELTTIHTRLHDYIQAKDINDQGLRYFPKESMLYYSRGIMYHSQKRLDSALIAYRAAIKFDSTNYAADFQAGTIYLKWNSLPLAIKSFQKVLRYNPKYPQINFLLGSAYDKHGNIEGAIEQYTLATQIDAADWRSRGRLYRAQQRKYYLDTYGTLPPASPEITSDADNEKDVSPIAPERERVQVNILTPRLELKTKSDTVRSLKIRQ, encoded by the coding sequence TTGAAAGCCCTAACGTATATAGTAAGTATTTGTTTGGCAATGTGGCTGGGCGGGTGCAGTAGCGACGAACGTCAGAGTACCCGTATTCCTCCGCTACCTTCCGATGATGCCCTCAAACGGGCTGAAATCGGTGTTGAGTACCTGAGTGCCATCATTCGGCGCAGTCCACGCAACTCCTTAAATTACCACAAAAGAGCCGAGTTGTACATCGTCCTTAAGGACTTTCCCGCGGCTTTGACGGATATAAATGATGCCCTTGAAATCAGTCCTAGCAATGGACTTTTTTTGTTGACCAAAGCCCGAATATTGCGGCAGATTAAGCGCTATGACGAAGCGCTGGCGGCGGCGCGGCAGGCAGAAGTGTTGCAACAAGATACGCCCGAGTTGTATATTTTATTGGGAGATTTGACCCAACAAAAAAAGCAATACCGTCAGGCAAAATTATATCTGTCGAAAGCCCTGCAAATGGCTCCCTACGAAGGAGAAGCCTATTTCTATAATGGACTTTTAGATGCTCGTCAGGGAGATACGCTGTCGGGGATTGCGCTTATGCAGCGGGCCGTGGAATTAAAACCACGCTTTGTCCCTGCGTACGTGGAGCTGACCACCATCCATACCCGATTGCACGATTATATTCAGGCAAAAGACATTAACGATCAGGGCTTGCGTTATTTTCCCAAGGAGTCGATGCTTTATTATTCGCGGGGGATAATGTACCACAGCCAAAAACGGCTAGACAGCGCGCTGATTGCGTACCGGGCGGCCATTAAATTTGACTCGACCAATTATGCGGCTGATTTTCAGGCTGGTACTATTTATTTGAAGTGGAACAGTTTGCCGTTGGCCATTAAAAGTTTTCAGAAAGTTTTGCGCTATAATCCCAAATATCCACAGATTAATTTTTTGTTGGGAAGTGCTTACGACAAACATGGAAACATTGAAGGGGCTATTGAACAATATACCCTGGCTACTCAGATAGATGCGGCTGATTGGCGTTCGCGGGGGCGTCTCTACCGGGCGCAACAGCGAAAATACTACCTTGACACCTACGGTACCCTACCGCCGGCTTCCCCCGAAATAACTTCTGATGCTGATAATGAGAAGGATGTTTCTCCAATTGCCCCCGAGCGTGAAAGGGTTCAGGTCAATATTCTAACTCCCCGACTTGAATTGAAAACGAAAAGTGATACCGTTCGAAGCTTGAAAATCAGGCAATAG
- a CDS encoding class I SAM-dependent methyltransferase produces MQLLTPLHWQDYELIDSGNFEKLERFGDYLLARPEPQAIWDKSLSDADWKKKAHATFVRDKQATERGEWQLTKGMPEKWWINYRNAGLSLRLKCSLTSFKHVGIFPEQAVNWDYLDQKLRALPIEKPAVLNLFAYTGAASVAARQAGADVTHVDSIKPVVTWARENMEASDTDNIRWMVEDAFKFVQREVRRGKKYNCIILDPPAYGRGPAGEKWILEEQLNELLKSCAELLDPVHHVFILNLYSLGFSALMAENLVLDRFGKMANTECGELFLADHKQRKLPLGIFYRFASV; encoded by the coding sequence ATGCAACTTCTCACTCCTCTCCACTGGCAAGATTACGAACTGATTGATAGCGGTAATTTCGAAAAATTAGAACGATTTGGCGACTACTTACTAGCCCGTCCTGAGCCTCAGGCCATTTGGGATAAATCTCTCTCCGACGCCGATTGGAAAAAAAAGGCGCACGCTACTTTTGTACGGGATAAGCAAGCAACCGAACGCGGAGAGTGGCAATTGACGAAAGGAATGCCCGAAAAATGGTGGATAAACTACCGAAATGCGGGGTTGTCATTGCGCCTAAAATGCTCGCTTACTTCCTTCAAGCATGTCGGGATTTTTCCTGAGCAAGCTGTTAACTGGGATTATTTAGACCAAAAACTCCGCGCGCTGCCCATTGAGAAGCCCGCCGTTTTAAATCTTTTTGCGTATACAGGGGCCGCATCGGTGGCAGCAAGACAGGCAGGGGCCGACGTAACACACGTAGATTCAATTAAACCAGTGGTGACGTGGGCGCGGGAGAATATGGAGGCAAGCGATACCGACAATATCCGATGGATGGTGGAAGATGCTTTTAAATTTGTTCAGCGTGAAGTGCGGCGGGGAAAAAAATACAACTGCATCATTCTCGACCCACCTGCTTATGGCCGTGGGCCAGCGGGTGAAAAATGGATTTTGGAGGAGCAATTGAATGAGCTACTTAAGTCCTGTGCGGAGTTGTTAGACCCCGTTCACCACGTATTTATTCTGAATCTATATTCGTTGGGTTTTTCCGCCTTGATGGCCGAAAATTTAGTATTGGACCGATTTGGTAAAATGGCGAATACTGAATGCGGTGAACTTTTTCTTGCTGACCATAAACAACGCAAACTGCCCTTAGGTATATTTTATCGTTTCGCCTCCGTCTAA
- a CDS encoding EVE domain-containing protein: protein MNHWLVKSEPFVYSWDDFEKAGRSVWDGVRNYQARNNLKAMQKGDWVFFYHSNEGLAVVGIAQVDREAYPDPTTDDARWVVVELVPVQKLKRPVSLQEIKSDNRLQEIALIRQSRLSVMPIKREEFDLILSFSNDENT from the coding sequence ATGAATCATTGGTTAGTAAAGTCGGAGCCGTTTGTATACAGTTGGGATGATTTTGAAAAAGCGGGGAGGAGTGTTTGGGATGGCGTTCGTAATTATCAGGCACGTAATAACCTGAAAGCCATGCAAAAAGGCGATTGGGTATTCTTTTATCACAGCAATGAAGGGCTGGCCGTGGTGGGTATTGCACAGGTAGATCGTGAAGCTTATCCTGACCCAACCACCGACGACGCTCGCTGGGTGGTGGTTGAATTGGTGCCCGTTCAGAAGTTAAAACGACCGGTTTCATTGCAGGAAATTAAGTCAGATAATAGATTGCAGGAAATAGCGTTAATTAGGCAATCTCGTTTGTCGGTCATGCCGATTAAACGGGAGGAATTCGACCTAATCTTAAGTTTTAGCAACGATGAAAACACCTAA
- a CDS encoding ROK family protein, whose translation MQTIWGIDLGGTKIEGVVLSSPSPDAVIIRKRIDTEAHKGYEHIAGRIVELVRALEAETGFKAPSIGIGTPGTVEPSNGLMKNCNTTCLNDMPLQSDLANTLGIPVFIANDANCFALAEATMGIVPDVVPDYQCVFGVIMGTGVGGGVVIKGKDGQSFVLNGTQGIGGEWGHNELEPNGYDCYCGKKGCVEQVLSGPALQRYYAQISGQELKMKDIVARHYAGTDPFASQTIDRMLEHFGKAVSVLMNILDPDAIVLGGGVGNIDLLYTEGLERAKKYIFNSGRVETKILRPKLGDSAGVFGAAMLSI comes from the coding sequence ATGCAAACCATTTGGGGAATTGACCTCGGCGGAACAAAAATTGAAGGCGTTGTATTGTCGTCACCCTCGCCTGATGCGGTGATTATCCGTAAAAGAATTGATACAGAGGCTCATAAAGGGTATGAGCACATTGCGGGCCGGATTGTTGAGCTGGTACGTGCATTGGAAGCAGAAACAGGCTTCAAAGCCCCAAGCATAGGGATTGGCACGCCTGGAACGGTAGAGCCGTCTAACGGTTTGATGAAAAACTGCAATACTACCTGCCTCAATGATATGCCTTTACAGAGTGATTTAGCAAATACATTGGGAATTCCAGTCTTTATTGCCAACGATGCCAATTGTTTTGCGTTGGCCGAAGCAACAATGGGAATTGTTCCCGATGTTGTTCCAGATTATCAGTGTGTATTTGGCGTTATTATGGGTACTGGCGTTGGTGGCGGTGTTGTTATTAAAGGAAAAGACGGACAGTCTTTTGTGTTGAACGGAACACAGGGAATCGGTGGCGAATGGGGCCATAATGAACTAGAACCTAATGGGTATGATTGCTATTGCGGCAAAAAAGGCTGTGTAGAACAGGTACTTTCTGGCCCCGCATTGCAGCGGTACTATGCGCAGATTAGCGGTCAGGAGTTAAAGATGAAAGACATTGTGGCACGGCATTATGCAGGCACTGATCCGTTTGCTTCCCAAACCATTGACCGTATGTTAGAACATTTTGGGAAAGCCGTTTCAGTACTGATGAATATTCTCGACCCCGATGCCATTGTTTTGGGCGGTGGTGTTGGAAACATTGATTTACTTTACACCGAAGGCTTGGAACGGGCCAAAAAATACATCTTTAATAGCGGTCGGGTAGAAACAAAAATTCTTCGTCCAAAGTTAGGAGATAGTGCAGGGGTATTTGGGGCGGCCATGTTGTCCATTTAA
- a CDS encoding redoxin domain-containing protein: MSLQKGDKAPSFTLFNTDKKKVSLEDFKGKNLIIHFFPAAFTGVCTAQLCTMRDDLGYYTKLGAEVVGISVDSLFTLGKYKEEQKYNFDLLSDFNKETSQAFKSYYDTFAFEMKGVAKRAAFVIDKEGVIQYAEVLESAGDLPDFAAIKSTLEQI, encoded by the coding sequence ATGTCATTACAAAAAGGCGATAAGGCCCCTTCATTCACCCTGTTTAATACCGACAAAAAAAAGGTTTCACTTGAAGATTTTAAAGGAAAAAATCTCATCATTCATTTCTTTCCAGCGGCTTTTACGGGTGTATGTACCGCACAACTCTGCACCATGCGCGATGACTTAGGATACTATACCAAACTCGGTGCCGAGGTAGTGGGTATTTCGGTAGATTCGCTTTTTACCCTGGGCAAATATAAGGAGGAGCAAAAATACAATTTTGATTTACTGTCCGATTTTAACAAGGAGACTTCACAGGCTTTTAAATCCTACTACGATACATTTGCGTTTGAAATGAAAGGCGTGGCAAAACGTGCCGCTTTTGTGATTGATAAAGAAGGAGTTATCCAATATGCAGAAGTACTGGAAAGTGCTGGCGACCTACCTGATTTTGCGGCGATTAAATCCACGTTAGAGCAAATTTAA
- a CDS encoding TetR/AcrR family transcriptional regulator, which translates to MGIVERRERLRKQVRHDILKTARDIAREEGWQAVSIRKIADVIEYSPPILYEYFDSKDKLLETIRNDGFAFLHEELLKLRTLYRNPEKLITEFAQIQWRFMHTQTEVFQVMFNMEGGICQSKQAYQIEFAMLNNHPVWEAMALIRPRSADAVSKTFYEWWCLTYGFLVVTSVTQPRQTLSNFEPIFMETVRRFVRGLA; encoded by the coding sequence ATGGGAATCGTTGAACGTCGGGAGCGATTGCGGAAACAAGTCCGTCACGACATCCTCAAAACTGCCCGCGACATTGCTCGTGAGGAAGGCTGGCAGGCCGTATCCATTCGAAAAATTGCCGATGTTATTGAATATAGTCCTCCTATTTTGTACGAATATTTTGACAGTAAAGATAAACTGCTGGAAACCATTAGAAACGACGGCTTTGCTTTTCTGCACGAAGAACTACTGAAATTGAGGACTTTATACCGTAACCCTGAGAAATTAATTACGGAATTTGCCCAAATTCAATGGCGATTCATGCATACCCAAACCGAGGTTTTTCAGGTGATGTTTAACATGGAAGGCGGGATTTGTCAGTCAAAACAGGCTTATCAAATTGAGTTTGCCATGCTCAACAATCATCCCGTATGGGAAGCCATGGCCTTGATACGCCCGCGCTCCGCCGATGCTGTCTCCAAAACCTTTTATGAATGGTGGTGCTTGACGTACGGTTTTTTGGTGGTCACTTCCGTTACCCAACCTCGCCAAACATTATCGAATTTCGAACCAATTTTTATGGAAACCGTTCGAAGATTTGTGCGAGGACTCGCCTGA
- the epsC gene encoding serine O-acetyltransferase EpsC codes for MTLTEQEISVSFLTRLTEQNAKYRHRLPPRSSVGKFVEEMMCFLFPVTQDCERTSLDLPEAYRRLQNRLSCLLDPLSNHLDADKDAIMDRFLAKLPEIYENLLLDAQAIADNDPASVGIEEVISVYPGFYAIAVYRVAHLLVDLNVPLLPRMLTEHAHGLTGIDIHPKANIGQSFFIDHGTGVVIGETTDIGNNVKVYQGVTLGALSVSKSMAETKRHPTIEDNVVIYANATILGGKTVIGNDSIIGGNAWLTTSVPAFSQVYHQSELKIRQSIL; via the coding sequence ATGACATTAACTGAGCAAGAAATTTCGGTCTCCTTTTTAACGCGTCTTACCGAGCAAAATGCCAAGTATCGGCATCGATTGCCTCCCCGCAGCAGCGTTGGGAAGTTTGTGGAAGAAATGATGTGTTTTCTGTTTCCCGTTACACAGGATTGCGAACGAACTTCATTGGATTTGCCCGAAGCCTATCGCCGTCTTCAAAACCGTTTGTCTTGCCTTTTGGACCCGCTTTCCAATCATCTTGACGCTGATAAAGACGCCATTATGGACCGATTTCTGGCCAAATTGCCCGAGATTTATGAAAATCTTTTGCTTGATGCTCAGGCAATTGCGGACAATGACCCCGCTTCGGTGGGCATTGAGGAGGTGATTTCTGTCTACCCAGGTTTTTATGCCATTGCCGTATATAGGGTGGCCCATTTATTAGTGGATTTGAACGTGCCTTTGCTGCCAAGAATGCTTACCGAACATGCTCATGGACTGACAGGGATAGATATTCACCCTAAAGCAAATATCGGACAATCGTTTTTCATTGACCACGGAACGGGCGTCGTGATTGGTGAAACGACCGATATCGGTAATAACGTGAAAGTATATCAAGGCGTGACGCTTGGTGCATTGAGTGTTTCTAAGTCAATGGCCGAAACCAAACGTCATCCTACCATTGAAGACAACGTAGTTATATACGCTAACGCCACCATTTTGGGCGGCAAAACGGTCATTGGCAATGATTCTATCATCGGTGGAAATGCATGGCTGACGACAAGCGTACCCGCGTTTTCGCAGGTGTATCACCAAAGCGAATTGAAAATTAGACAAAGCATTCTTTAA
- a CDS encoding FAD:protein FMN transferase produces MMIYKFKVHYTRVILQYIFFFCILSLCTTLSGHAQNRYSYAWNAMGSEFNLVFYAPHDSIAKVASDSVFKRIEYLNSILSDYLDGSETNRLSATAGSGEAFFAGQILFDILQQSVHYSKQTKGTFDVSVGPIVQLWRRALRRNYFPDSAQIQEAKQTVGYKKIRLNAKNSTVILTQKGMRLDFGGIGKGYAADDAIRILRYFGISAAFLDAGGDLTLGDAPPQKKGWEIEVSSGGKDSTAKRVLTLKNCGVATSGNTYRFMEHKGIKYSHIVDPRTGVGLTTHTRTTVIAHNGTAADALATAFSVLGIKEGKKVAKKLKSVRIWLLEQNGLEWKTANF; encoded by the coding sequence ATGATGATTTATAAATTTAAAGTACACTACACTCGGGTTATTCTCCAGTACATATTCTTTTTTTGTATTTTGTCTCTCTGTACTACCCTCTCAGGCCATGCCCAAAATCGGTATTCTTACGCATGGAATGCAATGGGTTCGGAATTCAATCTAGTTTTTTACGCCCCTCATGACTCCATCGCAAAAGTGGCCTCCGATAGCGTTTTTAAACGCATTGAGTACCTGAATTCAATCTTAAGCGATTACTTAGATGGCAGCGAAACCAATCGTTTATCAGCAACGGCTGGTTCGGGAGAAGCTTTTTTTGCGGGTCAAATTCTCTTTGATATTCTTCAGCAATCAGTTCATTACAGTAAACAAACCAAGGGCACTTTTGATGTGAGCGTCGGGCCGATTGTTCAACTCTGGCGGCGCGCCTTACGGCGTAATTATTTCCCCGACAGCGCCCAAATTCAGGAAGCCAAACAAACCGTTGGGTACAAAAAAATCCGTTTAAATGCTAAAAATAGTACAGTGATACTTACCCAAAAAGGGATGCGTCTCGATTTTGGCGGTATCGGAAAAGGCTACGCGGCCGATGATGCCATACGCATATTACGCTATTTTGGCATTTCTGCCGCTTTTTTGGATGCTGGCGGGGACTTGACCCTTGGCGACGCCCCTCCTCAAAAAAAGGGTTGGGAGATTGAAGTAAGTTCGGGAGGGAAAGACAGTACGGCAAAGCGTGTGTTGACGCTTAAAAATTGCGGGGTGGCCACTTCTGGAAATACCTACCGTTTTATGGAACATAAAGGGATTAAATATTCCCACATCGTAGATCCTCGCACGGGCGTTGGGCTCACCACCCATACACGCACCACGGTCATTGCTCACAACGGAACCGCGGCCGATGCCCTCGCCACGGCGTTTAGCGTGTTAGGAATAAAAGAAGGCAAAAAAGTGGCTAAAAAATTAAAGTCTGTTCGAATTTGGCTCTTGGAACAAAACGGACTTGAATGGAAAACGGCTAATTTTTAG
- a CDS encoding cold-shock protein, whose product MNTGTVKFFNETKGFGFIVDSNTGEEIFVHVSGLIDNVREGDVVTFEPAQGKKGLNATKVKRA is encoded by the coding sequence ATGAACACAGGAACAGTAAAGTTCTTCAATGAAACCAAAGGATTCGGTTTTATCGTAGACAGTAACACAGGCGAAGAAATTTTTGTACACGTATCAGGTCTTATCGACAACGTACGTGAAGGTGACGTAGTTACTTTCGAGCCTGCACAAGGTAAGAAAGGCTTGAACGCTACGAAAGTGAAACGTGCGTAA
- a CDS encoding HTTM domain-containing protein produces MTDFITLNQLLQSWNDFFFENQSTLTISVLRLLTGILVLIETWVWQGKNKILLQPEGWFGNDDYKRNKKDLRFSLLNYLPPTTASLNQVFGIQFIAGLCLTLGILPNLSAFVCFVTLVSIHNRNIYVLSSGDTVYRFFCLFLIFSPYDAQLSILNPKHLFRPEATGWPWTLIMIQLFMANIYAKNVLFKLKGEWWRDGSATQKVLKVRIWNRRELPKALDRTWFFKCTTYGTIAIEAALFSLIWIEEFRLTVLAMGVLLHIGLWIFLRFGFFQLTMIFGLSAFITPKEYHLFFEWLSHF; encoded by the coding sequence ATGACCGATTTTATCACTCTGAATCAACTGTTACAATCGTGGAATGACTTTTTTTTCGAAAACCAATCTACCCTGACCATTAGCGTTTTACGCCTGTTAACGGGTATTTTGGTATTGATTGAAACGTGGGTTTGGCAGGGAAAAAACAAGATACTATTGCAACCCGAAGGTTGGTTTGGCAACGATGACTATAAAAGAAATAAAAAAGACCTTCGCTTCTCACTTCTCAATTATTTACCTCCAACTACGGCATCTCTTAATCAGGTTTTCGGAATTCAGTTTATTGCGGGACTTTGCTTGACTTTGGGGATCTTGCCGAATCTGTCGGCATTTGTCTGTTTTGTCACGCTTGTTTCGATTCACAATCGGAATATTTACGTGTTGAGTTCGGGAGATACAGTCTATCGTTTTTTTTGTTTGTTCCTTATTTTCTCTCCTTACGACGCACAACTCTCCATTTTAAACCCCAAGCATCTTTTCCGACCCGAAGCAACAGGCTGGCCTTGGACATTGATCATGATTCAGCTTTTCATGGCCAATATTTACGCAAAAAACGTGCTGTTTAAATTAAAGGGAGAATGGTGGCGCGATGGCTCCGCTACCCAAAAAGTACTGAAGGTAAGGATTTGGAATCGCCGCGAACTACCTAAAGCATTGGACCGTACATGGTTTTTTAAGTGTACAACCTACGGAACCATAGCGATAGAAGCAGCGCTTTTTTCCCTAATTTGGATTGAAGAATTCAGGCTTACCGTGCTCGCAATGGGCGTATTGCTCCACATAGGCCTTTGGATTTTTTTGCGTTTCGGGTTCTTTCAGCTAACGATGATTTTTGGATTATCGGCTTTCATTACACCAAAGGAATATCATCTTTTTTTTGAATGGCTGTCTCATTTTTAA